A single Pan troglodytes isolate AG18354 chromosome 19, NHGRI_mPanTro3-v2.0_pri, whole genome shotgun sequence DNA region contains:
- the HIC1 gene encoding hypermethylated in cancer 1 protein isoform X1, with amino-acid sequence MTFPEADILLKSGECAGQTMLDTMEAPGHSRQLLLQLNNQRTKGFLCDVIIVVQNALFRAHKNVLAASSAYLKSLVVHDNLLNLDHDMVSPAVFRLVLDFIYTGRLADGAEAAAAAAVAPGAEPSLGAVLAAASYLQIPDLVALCKKRLKRHGKYCHLRGGGGGGGGYAPYGRPGRGLRAATPVIQACYPSPVGPPPPPAAEPPSGPEAAVNTHCAELYASGPGPAAALCASERRCSPLCGLDLSKKSPPGSAAPERPLAERELPPRPDSPPSAGPAAYKEPPLALPSLPPLPFQKLEEAAPPSDPFRGGSGSPGPEPPGRPDGPSLLYRWMKHEPGLGSYGDELGRERGSPSERCEERGGDAAVSPGGPPLGLAPPPRYPGSLDGPGAGGDGDDYKSSSEETGSSEDPSPPGGHLEGYPCPHLAYGEPESFGDNLYVCIPCGKGFPSSEQLNAHVEAHVEEEEALYGRAEAAEVAAGAAGLGPPFGGGGDKVAGAPGGLGELLRPYRCASCDKSYKDPATLRQHEKTHWLTRPYPCTICGKKFTQRGTMTRHMRSHLGLKPFACDACGMRFTRQYRLTEHMRIHSGEKPYECQVCGGKFAQQRNLISHMKMHAVGGAAGAAGALAGLGGLPGVPGPDGKGKLDFPEGVFAVARLTAEQLSLKQQDKAAAAELLAQTTHFLHDPKVALESLYPLAKFTAELGLSPDKAAEVLSQGAHLAAGPDGRTIDRFSPT; translated from the exons ATGACTTTTCCTGAAGCGGACATTTTACTTAAATCCG GAGAGTGTGCTGGGCAGACGATGCTGGACACGATGGAGGCGCCCGGTCACTCCAGGCAGCTGCTGCTGCAGCTCAACAACCAGCGCACCAAGGGCTTCTTGTGCGACGTGATCATCGTGGTGCAGAACGCCCTCTTCCGCGCGCACAAGAACGTGCTGGCGGCCAGCAGCGCCTACCTCAAGTCCCTGGTGGTGCATGACAACCTGCTCAACCTGGACCATGACATGGTGAGCCCGGCCGTGTTCCGCCTGGTGCTGGACTTCATCTACACCGGCCGCCTGGCTGACGGCGCAGAGGCGGCTGCGGCCGCGGCCGTGGCCCCGGGGGCTGAGCCGAGCCTGGGCGCCGTGCTGGCCGCCGCCAGCTACCTGCAGATCCCCGACCTCGTGGCGCTGTGCAAGAAACGCCTCAAGCGCCACGGCAAGTACTGCCACCtgcggggcggcggcggcggcggcggcggctacGCGCCCTATGGTCGGCCGGGCCGGGGCCTGCGGGCCGCCACGCCGGTCATCCAGGCCTGCTACCCGTCCCCAGTCGGGCCTCCGCCGCCGCCTGCCGCGGAGCCGCCCTCGGGCCCAGAGGCCGCGGTCAACACGCACTGCGCCGAGCTGTACGCGTCGGGACCCGGCCCGGCCGCCGCCCTCTGTGCCTCGGAGCGCCGCTGCTCCCCTCTTTGTGGCCTGGACCTGTCCAAGAAGAGCCCCCCGGGCTCCGCGGCGCCAGAGCGGCCGCTGGCTGAGCGCGAGCTGCCCCCGCGCCCGGACAGCCCTCCCAGCGCCGGCCCCGCCGCCTACAAGGAGCCGCCTCTCGCCCTGCCGTCGCTGCCGCCGCTGCCCttccagaagctggaggaggccGCACCGCCTTCCGACCCATTTCGCGGCGGCAGCGGCAGCCCGGGACCCGAGCCCCCCGGCCGCCCCGACGGGCCTAGTCTCCTCTATCGCTGGATGAAGCACGAGCCGGGCCTGGGTAGCTATGGCGACGAGCTGGGCCGGGAGCGCGGCTCCCCCAGCGAGCGCTGCGAAGAGCGTGGTGGGGACGCGGCCGTCTCGCCCGGGGGCCCCCCGCTCGGCCTGGCGCCGCCGCCGCGCTACCCTGGCAGCCTGGACGGGCCCGGCGCGGGCGGCGACGGCGACGACTACAAGAGCAGCAGCGAGGAGACCGGTAGCAGCGAGGACCCCAGCCCGCCTGGAGGCCACCTCGAGGGCTACCCATGCCCGCACCTGGCCTATGGCGAGCCCGAGAGCTTCGGTGACAACCTGTACGTGTGCATTCCGTGCGGCAAGGGCTTCCCCAGCTCTGAGCAGCTGAACGCGCACGTGGAGGCACacgtggaggaggaggaagcgcTGTACGGCAGGGCCGAGGCGGCCGAAGTGGCCGCTGGGGCTGCCGGCCTAGGGCCCCCTTTTGGAGGCGGCGGGGACAAGGTCGCCGGGGCTCCGGGTGGCCTGGGAGAGCTGCTGCGGCCCTACCGCTGCGCGTCGTGCGACAAGAGCTACAAGGACCCGGCCACGCTGCGGCAGCACGAGAAGACGCACTGGCTGACCCGGCCCTACCCGTGCACCATCTGCGGGAAGAAGTTCACGCAGCGTGGGACCATGACGCGCCACATGCGCAGCCACCTGGGCCTCAAGCCCTTCGCGTGCGACGCGTGCGGCATGCGGTTCACGCGCCAGTACCGCCTCACGGAGCACATGCGCATCCACTCGGGCGAGAAGCCCTACGAATGCCAGGTGTGCGGCGGCAAGTTCGCACAGCAACGCAACCTCATCAGCCACATGAAGATGCACGCCGTGGGGGGCGCGGCCGGCGCGGCCGGGGCGCTGGCGGGCTTGGGGGGGCTCCCCGGCGTCCCCGGCCCCGACGGCAAGGGCAAGCTCGACTTCCCCGAGGGCGTCTTTGCTGTGGCTCGCCTCACGGCCGAGCAGCTGAGCCTGAAGCAGCAGGACAAGGCGGCCGCGGCCGAGCTGCTGGCGCAGACCACGCACTTCCTGCACGACCCCAAGGTGGCGCTGGAGAGCCTCTACCCGCTGGCCAAGTTCACGGCCGAGCTGGGCCTCAGCCCCGACAAGGCGGCCGAGGTGCTGAGCCAGGGCGCTCACCTGGCGGCCGGGCCCGACGGCCGGACCATCGACCGTTTCTCTCCCACCTAG
- the HIC1 gene encoding hypermethylated in cancer 1 protein isoform X2, with product MLDTMEAPGHSRQLLLQLNNQRTKGFLCDVIIVVQNALFRAHKNVLAASSAYLKSLVVHDNLLNLDHDMVSPAVFRLVLDFIYTGRLADGAEAAAAAAVAPGAEPSLGAVLAAASYLQIPDLVALCKKRLKRHGKYCHLRGGGGGGGGYAPYGRPGRGLRAATPVIQACYPSPVGPPPPPAAEPPSGPEAAVNTHCAELYASGPGPAAALCASERRCSPLCGLDLSKKSPPGSAAPERPLAERELPPRPDSPPSAGPAAYKEPPLALPSLPPLPFQKLEEAAPPSDPFRGGSGSPGPEPPGRPDGPSLLYRWMKHEPGLGSYGDELGRERGSPSERCEERGGDAAVSPGGPPLGLAPPPRYPGSLDGPGAGGDGDDYKSSSEETGSSEDPSPPGGHLEGYPCPHLAYGEPESFGDNLYVCIPCGKGFPSSEQLNAHVEAHVEEEEALYGRAEAAEVAAGAAGLGPPFGGGGDKVAGAPGGLGELLRPYRCASCDKSYKDPATLRQHEKTHWLTRPYPCTICGKKFTQRGTMTRHMRSHLGLKPFACDACGMRFTRQYRLTEHMRIHSGEKPYECQVCGGKFAQQRNLISHMKMHAVGGAAGAAGALAGLGGLPGVPGPDGKGKLDFPEGVFAVARLTAEQLSLKQQDKAAAAELLAQTTHFLHDPKVALESLYPLAKFTAELGLSPDKAAEVLSQGAHLAAGPDGRTIDRFSPT from the coding sequence ATGCTGGACACGATGGAGGCGCCCGGTCACTCCAGGCAGCTGCTGCTGCAGCTCAACAACCAGCGCACCAAGGGCTTCTTGTGCGACGTGATCATCGTGGTGCAGAACGCCCTCTTCCGCGCGCACAAGAACGTGCTGGCGGCCAGCAGCGCCTACCTCAAGTCCCTGGTGGTGCATGACAACCTGCTCAACCTGGACCATGACATGGTGAGCCCGGCCGTGTTCCGCCTGGTGCTGGACTTCATCTACACCGGCCGCCTGGCTGACGGCGCAGAGGCGGCTGCGGCCGCGGCCGTGGCCCCGGGGGCTGAGCCGAGCCTGGGCGCCGTGCTGGCCGCCGCCAGCTACCTGCAGATCCCCGACCTCGTGGCGCTGTGCAAGAAACGCCTCAAGCGCCACGGCAAGTACTGCCACCtgcggggcggcggcggcggcggcggcggctacGCGCCCTATGGTCGGCCGGGCCGGGGCCTGCGGGCCGCCACGCCGGTCATCCAGGCCTGCTACCCGTCCCCAGTCGGGCCTCCGCCGCCGCCTGCCGCGGAGCCGCCCTCGGGCCCAGAGGCCGCGGTCAACACGCACTGCGCCGAGCTGTACGCGTCGGGACCCGGCCCGGCCGCCGCCCTCTGTGCCTCGGAGCGCCGCTGCTCCCCTCTTTGTGGCCTGGACCTGTCCAAGAAGAGCCCCCCGGGCTCCGCGGCGCCAGAGCGGCCGCTGGCTGAGCGCGAGCTGCCCCCGCGCCCGGACAGCCCTCCCAGCGCCGGCCCCGCCGCCTACAAGGAGCCGCCTCTCGCCCTGCCGTCGCTGCCGCCGCTGCCCttccagaagctggaggaggccGCACCGCCTTCCGACCCATTTCGCGGCGGCAGCGGCAGCCCGGGACCCGAGCCCCCCGGCCGCCCCGACGGGCCTAGTCTCCTCTATCGCTGGATGAAGCACGAGCCGGGCCTGGGTAGCTATGGCGACGAGCTGGGCCGGGAGCGCGGCTCCCCCAGCGAGCGCTGCGAAGAGCGTGGTGGGGACGCGGCCGTCTCGCCCGGGGGCCCCCCGCTCGGCCTGGCGCCGCCGCCGCGCTACCCTGGCAGCCTGGACGGGCCCGGCGCGGGCGGCGACGGCGACGACTACAAGAGCAGCAGCGAGGAGACCGGTAGCAGCGAGGACCCCAGCCCGCCTGGAGGCCACCTCGAGGGCTACCCATGCCCGCACCTGGCCTATGGCGAGCCCGAGAGCTTCGGTGACAACCTGTACGTGTGCATTCCGTGCGGCAAGGGCTTCCCCAGCTCTGAGCAGCTGAACGCGCACGTGGAGGCACacgtggaggaggaggaagcgcTGTACGGCAGGGCCGAGGCGGCCGAAGTGGCCGCTGGGGCTGCCGGCCTAGGGCCCCCTTTTGGAGGCGGCGGGGACAAGGTCGCCGGGGCTCCGGGTGGCCTGGGAGAGCTGCTGCGGCCCTACCGCTGCGCGTCGTGCGACAAGAGCTACAAGGACCCGGCCACGCTGCGGCAGCACGAGAAGACGCACTGGCTGACCCGGCCCTACCCGTGCACCATCTGCGGGAAGAAGTTCACGCAGCGTGGGACCATGACGCGCCACATGCGCAGCCACCTGGGCCTCAAGCCCTTCGCGTGCGACGCGTGCGGCATGCGGTTCACGCGCCAGTACCGCCTCACGGAGCACATGCGCATCCACTCGGGCGAGAAGCCCTACGAATGCCAGGTGTGCGGCGGCAAGTTCGCACAGCAACGCAACCTCATCAGCCACATGAAGATGCACGCCGTGGGGGGCGCGGCCGGCGCGGCCGGGGCGCTGGCGGGCTTGGGGGGGCTCCCCGGCGTCCCCGGCCCCGACGGCAAGGGCAAGCTCGACTTCCCCGAGGGCGTCTTTGCTGTGGCTCGCCTCACGGCCGAGCAGCTGAGCCTGAAGCAGCAGGACAAGGCGGCCGCGGCCGAGCTGCTGGCGCAGACCACGCACTTCCTGCACGACCCCAAGGTGGCGCTGGAGAGCCTCTACCCGCTGGCCAAGTTCACGGCCGAGCTGGGCCTCAGCCCCGACAAGGCGGCCGAGGTGCTGAGCCAGGGCGCTCACCTGGCGGCCGGGCCCGACGGCCGGACCATCGACCGTTTCTCTCCCACCTAG